The following proteins are co-located in the Sporosarcina pasteurii genome:
- a CDS encoding RDD family protein: MTEQDRHEMDVQMSSSRNETIVHKQDVTGEMDCFTPKLAGFWTRFWAYCIDIIVLFAISGLFIKPIFRVLEIPVTNPSFLFFTPYKITILIVTLLYFLFMTKYLQQTVGKIILGIKVTAKNEKNLTWGTLFFREVIGRFISKTLVIPYLLVVFMPKKEALHDIFADTYVIHEDVYEKRSRFEYLKNVKHEKLQESPNL; encoded by the coding sequence ATGACAGAACAAGATCGTCACGAGATGGATGTTCAAATGTCCTCTTCAAGAAATGAAACGATTGTGCATAAGCAAGATGTGACTGGTGAAATGGATTGCTTTACACCTAAATTGGCGGGTTTTTGGACACGATTTTGGGCGTATTGTATCGACATAATCGTATTATTTGCGATTAGCGGACTGTTTATTAAACCGATATTTAGGGTGCTAGAGATTCCAGTGACCAATCCGTCGTTTTTATTTTTCACACCTTATAAAATCACAATTTTAATTGTGACACTACTGTACTTTCTATTCATGACGAAGTATTTGCAACAGACGGTAGGAAAGATTATCTTAGGGATTAAAGTAACGGCCAAAAATGAAAAAAACCTAACATGGGGAACTTTGTTTTTTCGTGAAGTGATTGGAAGGTTTATTTCAAAAACGTTAGTCATCCCATATTTACTGGTTGTCTTTATGCCTAAAAAAGAAGCGCTTCATGATATTTTTGCAGACACATACGTCATCCATGAAGATGTTTATGAGAAAAGAAGCCGTTTCGAATACTTGAAAAACGTTAAGCATGAAAAGTTGCAAGAAAGCCCGAATCTTTAG
- the tpx gene encoding thiol peroxidase, producing the protein MSQVTFQNNPVTLVGEEVRVGNVAPDFTVLANDLSPVTLADTKGKVRLISVVPSLDTGVCAEQTRRFNEEATALSDDVEVLTISVDLPFAQARWCGAEGIDAVQTLSDHKELSFGKAYGVVIEELRLLARSIFVVDKNDKVAYVEYVSEVTDHPNYEKAIEAVKEAV; encoded by the coding sequence ATGTCACAAGTTACATTTCAGAACAATCCTGTTACCTTAGTTGGTGAAGAAGTAAGAGTAGGAAATGTTGCACCAGACTTTACAGTTCTAGCGAATGATTTATCTCCAGTTACATTAGCTGATACGAAAGGGAAAGTTCGACTTATCAGTGTCGTTCCATCATTAGATACGGGCGTGTGTGCAGAGCAAACGAGAAGATTTAATGAAGAAGCAACGGCTCTAAGTGATGATGTAGAAGTATTGACGATTTCAGTTGACCTACCATTTGCACAAGCACGTTGGTGTGGTGCCGAGGGAATTGACGCGGTACAAACATTATCCGATCATAAAGAGCTCTCTTTTGGAAAAGCATACGGAGTTGTCATTGAAGAATTAAGATTACTCGCACGTTCCATTTTTGTAGTAGATAAAAATGACAAAGTTGCATATGTAGAATATGTATCTGAAGTCACGGACCACCCAAATTATGAAAAAGCAATTGAAGCAGTAAAAGAAGCGGTTTAA